From the Luteolibacter rhizosphaerae genome, one window contains:
- a CDS encoding GNAT family N-acetyltransferase: protein MSSSFELRAATPDDHNAVFALYENLFRHHVERIWGWDPAWQTANFIKEWQTTRTDLILIPHGLSGYLQVKSEPDHDYILSLGILPESQGQGIGRRIVADLMQAAASRGMPLRLSVFRTNSRALEFYESLGFQTTTETPEFHRLEWTAN, encoded by the coding sequence GTGAGCTCCTCCTTTGAACTCCGCGCCGCGACCCCCGACGACCACAATGCAGTCTTCGCCCTCTACGAAAATCTCTTCCGCCACCACGTCGAGCGGATCTGGGGTTGGGACCCGGCTTGGCAGACCGCCAACTTCATCAAGGAATGGCAGACCACCCGCACGGACCTGATCCTCATTCCCCATGGTCTTTCCGGCTACCTTCAGGTGAAGTCCGAGCCGGATCACGACTACATCCTGTCGCTCGGCATTCTCCCGGAGAGCCAAGGGCAGGGGATCGGCCGCCGGATCGTCGCCGATCTCATGCAGGCAGCAGCCTCGCGCGGTATGCCCCTCCGCCTCTCCGTCTTCCGCACCAATTCCCGGGCTCTCGAATTCTACGAATCACTGGGCTTCCAGACCACCACGGAAACCCCCGAGTTCCACCGCTTGGAGTGGACGGCCAACTAG